A region of the Nodularia sp. LEGE 06071 genome:
CTTCCCAAAGTTGAAGACCTGGCTATTTTATTCCGGAAAAAAGACGGTAAAACCATTTATTCTAGCAAATCAACCATGTTGTTTCCCTATTGGGTACAGTGGTTTACAGATAGCTTCCTTCGGATTGATCACCACAATAAACTAAAAAATACTTCCAATCATGAAATTGATTTGTGTAACGTTTATGGTTTAACCAGGAAACAAACACATCTTTTAAGAAGTTTTCAAGGAGGTAAATTAAAAACTCAGAAACTCAAACGCCAAGACGGTGTAGAAGAAGAATATCCCTTGTTTTATTATGCTGATGCAGCACAAGATCAAGTTAACCCTGAATTTGAAGGTCTTTATCAACCCCTAAACGACGAAAAAAGACAGCCCGTAGAAAAAAAACAATATATGTTTGCGATGGGAGTAGAACGAGCCAATGTCCAAATTGGCTATGTCATGCTCAACACTCTCTGTCTTCGGGAACATAATCGTCTTTGTGATCAACTAGCAAGCAATTATCCAGATTGGGATGATGAACGGCTCTTTCAAACATCGAGAAATATTCTCATGGCGATGATTCTTAAAATCATCATGGAAGAGTACATTAACCACATCACTCCATATCACTTTAAATTGTTTGCCGATCCTGAAGCTTTTACAAAGGAAAGTTGGTATCGTACCAATTATATGGCCATTGAGTTCGACTTCGTTTATCGCTGGCATAGTGCCATTCCAGAAACTTTCAACTATAACGGTAAACCAACCCATATTGCAGCATCCCTGTGGAACAATAAGATGTTTATTGACCAGGGTTTAGGGCCATTGATGGAAGAAACTTGTTCTCAACCAGGGACAAAAATTGGTTTATTTAACACCCCTGATATATTGGTTGAATTAACTGAATTACCCTCAATCCGACTAGGAAGACAGCTGCAATTAGCAAGCTACAACGATTATCGCCAAATGTGTGGTTTTCCCAGAGTGACTAAATTTGAACAAGTTACCAGCGATGAATTTGCTCAAAAGAAACTCAAAGAATTATATGGTCATGTTGATAAAATTGAGTTCTTTGTCGGGCTTTATGCCGAGGATGGGCGAGAAAATTCCACGATTCCGCCTCTAGTAGCACGCTTAATTGGAATTGATGCCTTTTCTCAGGCGCTAACTAATCCTTTACTATCACCCAATATCTTCAATAAAGAGACTTTTTCTCCTGTGGGTTGGGAAATTATTCAGAATACCAAAACAGTCTCAGATTTAGTTAATCGGAATGTTCCGGCATCAGACAAGAAGTACAAAGTTACTTTTGACCTTTAAGAAATTGTAATAGCCATTCTGTAGCGTGCGTTATAGCGAAGCGTAACGCACCATAAAAATAAACTCAATTAATCCTATCCCAAAATGAAACTATTTACCGAATATCCAGAAAAAGACGAACTCAAATATTCCAATCTCATGAGTGACCTAGCTACAAAGCGAATGGAAAATCTTTACGGGGATGAGAAAAAAGAACCCGCCAAAAGAGATACTCATGCTAAAACCCACGCTGCTGTTCAAGGAACTCTGGAAATCTTTGACTTTGATGAAGCAGCAATTAAACAAGAATTGAGCAAACGCACCTCATTAACAGCAGCTCAACTTTCAGCCATTTCCCTAAAACAAGGTTTATTTGCCAAACAGAAACAATATCCGGTGTGGTTACGATTTGCTAATGGTGCCTTTTCCGTAAAAAATGATTATGAACCAGACACACGCTCGATGGCTGTAAAAGTGATTGGGGTAGAAGGAGAACGACTACCGCAAAGTCACGAGTTAAAAACCCAGGATATTATTGTCCACAATGTCGAATTCTTTTTTGTTAAAACCATTAAAAAGTTTTACAGCTTTTTTTTAGCGGTTTATCGATCTGGGCTATCTCCATTTCTGAAGCTGTCCACGCTTTTATGGCTACTGTTCAATCCCCATGAATTCTCACTTCTAAAAAATGGTTTCAAACGGACTCCCAAGAGTTTGCTCACAGAACGCTATTGGAGTGCTTCAGCCTATTCCCTGGGACTCAAATCTGATTTTGACCCCACCAAAACGAGTCTAGTTCCTGTGGAATATCCGGCTGTAATTAAATATGCATTTACTCCGGTTTCCAATCAAGCACCTCATCAACAGCTTCCTTTCCAGGAAAGACCAGAAAGCGAACTGAAGAGTGCCAAAGCATTAGGTTCAGAGGACAACTACTACCGAGAGGATCTAACTCAAGCTTTAGCAAAACCTGATGCTGAATACCATTGGGACTTTCAAATCCAATTTCAAACTAGCCCAACGATGTCCATCGATGATACTACCATAGCGTGGAATGAAGAGGAATCACCCTTCATTACAGTTGGTCGTCTGACAGTTAAGCATCAAAACATTCACTCTCCTCAAGAAGATGACTTTGGAGAAAATCTCCGCTTTTCTGTTTGGAATGGTCTAGCAGTACATCGTCCTGTCGGCGCGATTAATCGGTTACGTAGCATAGTGTATCCTATCGTTGCTGAGTACCGACATAAAAAAAGAGGAGTCAAATACCAAGAACCAACAGTCTAATTTTCACAGGAATGCTGATCTATTGACCTGTAGGGTGTGTTGTCGTGCAGCGCAACGCACCATCAAAAATTTAAGCTGCTATAGAGCTACGTCATCACACACCCTACGTATATTTTATATTTCTTTCTTATATCTTTTAGACTCTATTGACAAAAAGTATCAATTTACCTGAAGATTCTACTCATCTGGCTGTGTATTACATATTTGTGACGAGGCATTAAATGGGAATTAATAATCTGTTTTCGGCTGGCGGTGTGGTCATGTGGCCGCTATTCGGGTTTTCAGTGTTAGCCGTAGCCCTGATTATTGAACGTATTCGGTTTTGGGTGAGAATCAATAACCGTCAAAGCATTGTGATTAGAGAGGTATTGAAACTTTATCGACTAGATAACGTAGTGGGCGCAATGGATAAACTCCGGAAAAATGCAGATTTGCCTTTAGCGCGCATTTTTCTTTCCCCTCTGGAATTGGAAGAACCGAACCCCGAAGAATTTCGTTTAGCACTAGAAAGTGAAGCTCAAGCAGAGATACCTTTACTCAAACGCTTTCAAAACATCTTTGAGACAATTATCGGTTTAGCCCCACTATTAGGTCTACTGGGTACTGTATTGGGATTAATTGCTTCCTTTGCTTCCCTAGATATCGGTGATGTGGGAGGTACGAAAACCGCAGGTGTAACTGCTGGTATCAGTGAAGCTTTGGTTTCTACAGCGACAGGATTGGTAGTTGCGATATTTACACTCTTATTTGCCAACTCTTTTCGCGGTTTATATGTCCGTCAAATAGCACTCATCCAAGAGTACGGGGGACAATTAGAGTTACTTTACCGCCGACGCTACGAACGAGGAGAGAAAAGTTATGCGCCTACCAGATGAAGCAGATTTACCAGCACAGATCAACATCTTACCGATGATTGATGTGATCTTTGCGATTTTAACCTTTTTTATCATGTCAACGCTGTTTTTAACTAGGTCTGAAGGTTTGCCCGTTAATTTACCTACGGCGACCACAGCCACACAGCAGCAAATTCCCATGAAAATTACCGTAACGGTAGACGAACAAGGAATAATTAGCGTCAATCGTCAACCTAGTAAAGTTGATTCATTAGCAGACCAACTGCGGACTATCATTGGTTCTAACTCAGAAGCGTTGGTAATTATTAATGCTGATGAAAAAGTAGGTCATGGTCAGGTAGTAGCAATTATGGATCGAGTGCGTCAGGTAAAAGGGGCGAAATTAGCCATTTCTACACAAAAACCTTAAGCACCACTTAGCCCAGTATATTTCCTATTTCCGCTAGATGAAGAGACGTAGCATTCCTATGTCTCTTCATATTTTTGAGCCAACAATTCTTGGCGATTTTTGGGCTTGATTACCGAAAAGTGTAATCTGTTTATGTAGTTTCAGGTAATTCAGGATGTTAAAAATATCAGTTGACTTATAGATAGGAGGCGGTTATTATAATATCGAAGCAAAAGTTGTGTAGTCAAAATAACTACCAATCGAAGCAAATATTCCTTATACCAAGAGATAACAACCATGTTGAACCCATTATTTACCGAAGTATCCTCTGAGCAACAAGAAGCAGTAGTTGGTGGATTTACCTTTAACTTTGGTAACACTTTCTTTACTGGCAGCCAAGAAAATACTTCCACAACCACAACCTCTACCCCTGATGGTGGTAGCACCACAACCAGCACCACTGGAAACGTGCAAATTAACACCACTGGATTAACCTTCAACGGATTCAATCTACCTGCTAACTTCTTGTCCGGCGGTGTAACACCATAAGGTTAATTAATTAACCCCCCCCTGAGTTGAGTGGCTAAAACGACTACCCACTCAGGTAAAATTTTCCATTAGTAATAATACTCATCGCAACAAATGAAGATCATGTCAAACCCATTATTTATCGAAGTATCCTCTGAGCAACAAGAAGTAACTGCCGGTGGAATTACGATTAATTTTGGTGCAACCAATTTTTTTGGAAGTATCGGCATAACCACCACAACCACTACGTCTCTTCCTGACGGTGGTAGCGAAACAATCAGCGAAACTGACAACACAACAGTTGAGACATCTGGTATCGTGTTTGCTGGATTCGATCTAACTGAAGATTTATTTAGTACTTTATTTTAGTACTAATAGCCTCCCTTGAGTTGAGTAGTCAAAACGACTACTAACTTAAGTAAATTTTGTTAACACCAAGAGATAAAAATCATGTCAAACTCATTGTTTACCGAAGTATCCGCAAAGCAACAAGAAACCGTAGCAGGTGGATTCAGCTTCAATTTTAGTGGAACTACTTTCTTAGGACTACAAACAGCTACAGGAACTGGCTCTACCTCTACTCCAGCTGGTAGTCAAACACTTAGCGAAAATGCTTTAATAGAAGTTGATACAACAGGTACAACTGCTAACGGACTGGATCTACCCGCAGATTTTAACCTGGCATCTTTCTTTTCTGCATTCTTCGGTGCTTAAATAGCTGATGAATAGCACCAGAGTTGATAGATCAAAACATCTGCCAACTCTGGTAATTCTTGTTTGCACCAAGAGATAAAACCATGTCTAATGGATTTCTTTTGGTGTGAATCTATCAAATATAGCTCTGTCTTTCCTGAGTTTTCCTATAGGTTTAGATAAACCTAATAGCTAAAAACCTTTGGACAGAGTATTTTTCTAGTAAAGATTCCTAATACGAAGAAATAAACACGATGTTTGACCAATTATTTACAGAAATATCTGTTGAAGATCAAGAAACCGTAACTGGTGGTTTGGATCTTAATGCGTCTTTGACTACATTTTTTGCCCAACAAACTAACTCTACTACTGGCGCTCAATCTGGGTTTGGAGGTAGTACAGCAGGCGGTAGTAATTCTTCTCTGACAGTGTTCACAACTGGTTTGACTTTAAATTACTTTAATGGTGTAACACCACCACCACCAATTCCCAATCCCAATCCCAATCCCAATCCAGGCCCAACCCCAGGACCTGTAAATCCATAGGCAGATAAAATTGGATTCTAGAGATTTTTACAGCTTTTAACTGATATTAACTGAAATATCTACATCAGTGTTTCATAAATACATTGTGAATAAAAGTTATAGCTTAAAAATCCTGCCCTGACTTTTAAATGTCAAGCTTTAGAAATGGTCAGCTATTTATTATTGGGTCGCATAATTAGCAATAATTATCTTGTCTTTTATAGACTGCCCATGAATAGCTGACCATTTGTCATATCAAAAATCATGGTAGTTTAAAATATTGCCCAACCACACACAACTACAAAATCCTGAATTATTCATAGAATTAGCAGAAAAGAAACAGCTCGCTGTTTCTGGGTTAATTTGCTGATTACTCAGTCGTAAAGCCTTAAAAATCCGGGTTTTGTCATGTGGAAGGTGGGAAAGAATCGCTTACTCAAAAATAACCAAGTAAAAAAACTCTTAATTTGCACAGTCTCCGCACAGAAAATCGATTCACACAAAATGCAATATCAACAGATTGCAAATTCAAATCTTACGGAACATGGACAATGAAGGCAATTAAAAATGCTTGACTCATGTTACCTCCCATACCTAAAGGCGATGGGTTTCTACATATCCCACGGAGATTGTTATGAAATACCAATTTGTTCGACAGCATAGTGAAGAAGACTGTGGCGCGGCTTGTCTGGCCGCAGTTTCTAAATATCACGGGCGCAATTTTACCCTCAGCCATATCCGCGAAGTTGTAGGTACTGGACAATTTGGCACAACTTTGTTGGGACTGAGGCGAGGTGCAGAAACACTTGGTTTCAATGCTCGTCCTGTGAAAACTTCATCAGAGTTACTTGAGCGGTTGAATGAAGCTCCTTTACCAGCAATTATTCACTGGAAGGGACAACACTGGGTTGTTTTATACGGCAAAAAAGGCAAAAAATATCTCATTGCTGACCCGGCTGTGGGAATGCGTTATCTGTCTACCCAAGATTTAGTCCAGGGTTGGACAGACTGGTTAATGCTATTACTAGAACCAGATCCCATCCGCTTTTTTGCCCAAAAAGATGATGAAGTTGGTGGGTTTTTGCGTTTTTTCAAGCGCGTTTGGATTTATCGGACTATTCTCGCCCAAGCTTTACCTCTTAACTTGATGTTGGGGGTGCTGTCTTTGGCTTCTCCTTTCTTGCTGCAAATCCTCACTGATGATGTGCTGGTTAGAGGTGATATGAGTTTACTCACTACTGTGGTCATGGCTGTAGTAGTGATGAATTTTATTTCTAGTAGCCTTTCTTATGTGCAGTCCAACTTAATCGCCCACTTTGCCCAACGGCTGAAATTAGGCTTAGTTCTAGATTTTGGGCGACAAATTTTGCAACTACCTCTGTCTTACTACGAAGCTCGGCGGAGTGGAGAAATTGTCAGTAGGCTCAGGGATATTGACCAGATTAATCAGTTAATATCTCAAGTAGTTGTCAGCTTACCTAGTCGCTTTTTTGTGGCGGTTATTTCTCTTTGCTTGATGGTTTTCTATAGCTGGAAACTGACGGCATTAGCAGCAATTATTGCTGTGGTCATGACTCTATCTACAATTGTTTTTCTACCGACTTTACAGCAAAAAAACCGGGACTTTTTAGTTAAATATGCAGAAGCACAGGGGCTTTTAGTAGAAACGTTTAAAGGCGCGCTGACTCTAAAAACCACCACATCAGGGCCACAATTTAAAGATGAATTGCAAGGTGAATTTGGATTACTGAGTAATTTAGCATTCCGCACCATGCAGATTGGAATTATTAATAATACTTTTTCTGGTTTTGTTTCTAGTATAGGTAGTGTACTTTTACTGTGGTTTGGCGGCTATTTGGTGATTAATCCAGCGGAAAATCTCAGCATCGGGCAGCTATTCGCATTTAACGCCATGAATGCTAATTTTCTGGGATTAATTGCTACTGTGATTGGTTTTGTGCAACAATTCACTCTTGTGAGAACTGCCACTCAACGTCTTACAGAAGTTATTGACGCTACCCCAGAAAATGAAAATGATGGGAAAAAACCTTTTGAGAAAATTCCCGGTGACATGGATATTGTTTGCAGCAATGTTAACTTTCACTATGCTGGCAGACTTGACCTGTTAGAAGACTTTTCTGTGACTATTCCTGGTGGTAAGGTTACTGCTATAATTGGCAAATCTGGTTGTGGTAAAAGCACTTTAGCAAAACTCATCGCCGGGTTATACCCCATAAGTTCTGGTAATATTCAGATAGGATTATATAATCTCCAAGACCTGGCTCTAGATTGTCTCCGACAACAGGTAATACTTGTTCCTCAAGATGCCCATTTTTGGAGTCGTTCTATAGTGGAAAACTTTCGCTTAGGAGCGCCCCATGCTTCCTTTGAGCAGATTGTCAGAGCTTGCAAAATTGCTGAGGCTGATGAATTTATTATTAAACTCCCTGATAAATATCAAACGATTTTAGGTGAGTTTGGGGCAAATATTTCTGGGGGACAGCGCCAAAGATTGGCAATAGCAAGAGCGATAATTACAGA
Encoded here:
- a CDS encoding peroxidase family protein — protein: MAGKRDTSKDGLGNKLQTLLLTNFKGFWQLLQSNESLKRKVNKTLLNSLIYKIPTRPNPYSMMTLDEYIPDTKIPKKTDTYTSWESLNDRTYTGRHLPPDPKLNAEGNLPKVEDLAILFRKKDGKTIYSSKSTMLFPYWVQWFTDSFLRIDHHNKLKNTSNHEIDLCNVYGLTRKQTHLLRSFQGGKLKTQKLKRQDGVEEEYPLFYYADAAQDQVNPEFEGLYQPLNDEKRQPVEKKQYMFAMGVERANVQIGYVMLNTLCLREHNRLCDQLASNYPDWDDERLFQTSRNILMAMILKIIMEEYINHITPYHFKLFADPEAFTKESWYRTNYMAIEFDFVYRWHSAIPETFNYNGKPTHIAASLWNNKMFIDQGLGPLMEETCSQPGTKIGLFNTPDILVELTELPSIRLGRQLQLASYNDYRQMCGFPRVTKFEQVTSDEFAQKKLKELYGHVDKIEFFVGLYAEDGRENSTIPPLVARLIGIDAFSQALTNPLLSPNIFNKETFSPVGWEIIQNTKTVSDLVNRNVPASDKKYKVTFDL
- a CDS encoding catalase, which translates into the protein MKLFTEYPEKDELKYSNLMSDLATKRMENLYGDEKKEPAKRDTHAKTHAAVQGTLEIFDFDEAAIKQELSKRTSLTAAQLSAISLKQGLFAKQKQYPVWLRFANGAFSVKNDYEPDTRSMAVKVIGVEGERLPQSHELKTQDIIVHNVEFFFVKTIKKFYSFFLAVYRSGLSPFLKLSTLLWLLFNPHEFSLLKNGFKRTPKSLLTERYWSASAYSLGLKSDFDPTKTSLVPVEYPAVIKYAFTPVSNQAPHQQLPFQERPESELKSAKALGSEDNYYREDLTQALAKPDAEYHWDFQIQFQTSPTMSIDDTTIAWNEEESPFITVGRLTVKHQNIHSPQEDDFGENLRFSVWNGLAVHRPVGAINRLRSIVYPIVAEYRHKKRGVKYQEPTV
- a CDS encoding MotA/TolQ/ExbB proton channel family protein, translated to MGINNLFSAGGVVMWPLFGFSVLAVALIIERIRFWVRINNRQSIVIREVLKLYRLDNVVGAMDKLRKNADLPLARIFLSPLELEEPNPEEFRLALESEAQAEIPLLKRFQNIFETIIGLAPLLGLLGTVLGLIASFASLDIGDVGGTKTAGVTAGISEALVSTATGLVVAIFTLLFANSFRGLYVRQIALIQEYGGQLELLYRRRYERGEKSYAPTR
- a CDS encoding ExbD/TolR family protein encodes the protein MRLPDEADLPAQINILPMIDVIFAILTFFIMSTLFLTRSEGLPVNLPTATTATQQQIPMKITVTVDEQGIISVNRQPSKVDSLADQLRTIIGSNSEALVIINADEKVGHGQVVAIMDRVRQVKGAKLAISTQKP
- a CDS encoding CTB family bacteriocin encodes the protein MLNPLFTEVSSEQQEAVVGGFTFNFGNTFFTGSQENTSTTTTSTPDGGSTTTSTTGNVQINTTGLTFNGFNLPANFLSGGVTP
- a CDS encoding CTB family bacteriocin; protein product: MSNPLFIEVSSEQQEVTAGGITINFGATNFFGSIGITTTTTTSLPDGGSETISETDNTTVETSGIVFAGFDLTEDLFSTLF
- a CDS encoding CTB family bacteriocin, coding for MSNSLFTEVSAKQQETVAGGFSFNFSGTTFLGLQTATGTGSTSTPAGSQTLSENALIEVDTTGTTANGLDLPADFNLASFFSAFFGA
- a CDS encoding CTB family bacteriocin; translation: MFDQLFTEISVEDQETVTGGLDLNASLTTFFAQQTNSTTGAQSGFGGSTAGGSNSSLTVFTTGLTLNYFNGVTPPPPIPNPNPNPNPGPTPGPVNP
- a CDS encoding peptidase domain-containing ABC transporter, encoding MKYQFVRQHSEEDCGAACLAAVSKYHGRNFTLSHIREVVGTGQFGTTLLGLRRGAETLGFNARPVKTSSELLERLNEAPLPAIIHWKGQHWVVLYGKKGKKYLIADPAVGMRYLSTQDLVQGWTDWLMLLLEPDPIRFFAQKDDEVGGFLRFFKRVWIYRTILAQALPLNLMLGVLSLASPFLLQILTDDVLVRGDMSLLTTVVMAVVVMNFISSSLSYVQSNLIAHFAQRLKLGLVLDFGRQILQLPLSYYEARRSGEIVSRLRDIDQINQLISQVVVSLPSRFFVAVISLCLMVFYSWKLTALAAIIAVVMTLSTIVFLPTLQQKNRDFLVKYAEAQGLLVETFKGALTLKTTTSGPQFKDELQGEFGLLSNLAFRTMQIGIINNTFSGFVSSIGSVLLLWFGGYLVINPAENLSIGQLFAFNAMNANFLGLIATVIGFVQQFTLVRTATQRLTEVIDATPENENDGKKPFEKIPGDMDIVCSNVNFHYAGRLDLLEDFSVTIPGGKVTAIIGKSGCGKSTLAKLIAGLYPISSGNIQIGLYNLQDLALDCLRQQVILVPQDAHFWSRSIVENFRLGAPHASFEQIVRACKIAEADEFIIKLPDKYQTILGEFGANISGGQRQRLAIARAIITDPPILILDESTGGLDPVSEAQVLDQLFKHRQGKTTILITHRPKVINRADWVVLLENGKLKEQGNLADLSEKPGQHLDFFIS